A genomic region of Miscanthus floridulus cultivar M001 chromosome 3, ASM1932011v1, whole genome shotgun sequence contains the following coding sequences:
- the LOC136546914 gene encoding uncharacterized protein codes for MSSPVRPILPLLVATESPRQPAALPDDLLAEILVRVASPAVLARVSTACVSFHRLITDPIFFRRYRSLHPPLVLGLVNEDDCSFEPAEAPHPGAPAGRAIARAADFSFDYVPRGRWDGWYPCEIYDGRVLLECLCPDSDLEVVLPDLAVCDPLSRRYLLLPPIPDGQAYEQNLKHYDVRFAPSVDEDDEISFRVIIVMHCDQELVVTVFSSGSGSGSWSVGASTSWDSLRLSRPTKFSKSFVIPLMHITVSTEKCVWRISWSSST; via the coding sequence ATGTCGTCCCCGGTTCGCCCGATCCTCCCCCTCCTCGTGGCCACGGAGTCGCCGCGGCAGCCGGCCGCCCTCCCCGACgatctcctggcggagatccttGTCCGGGTCGCCTCCCCTGCGGTCCTGGCCCGCGTCTCCACCGCATGCGTCTCCTTCCACCGCCTCATAACCGACCCCATCTTCTTCCGTCGCTACCGATCGCTCCACCCGCCTCTCGTCCTCGGCCTCGTCAACGAAGACGACTGCAGCTTCGAACCCGCCGAGGCGCCCCATCCTGGCGCTCCCGCCGGCCGCGCTATAGCCCGCGCCGCCGACTTCTCCTTCGACTACGTCCCTCGCGGCAGATGGGACGGCTGGTATCCTTGCGAAATCTACGACGGCCGTGTCCTTCTTGAGTGCTTGTGCCCCGACTCCGACCTGGAGGTTGTGTTGCCGGACCTCGCGGTCTGTGACCCGTTGTCCCGGCGGTACCTGCTGCTGCCTCCCATACCTGACGGCCAAGCCTACGAACAAAATCTCAAACATTATGATGTTCGGTTTGCCCCTTCCGTCGACGAGGATGACGAGATATCATTCAGAGTGATCATTGTGATGCATTGCGACCAAGAGTTAGTGGTGACCGTCTTCTCTTCAGGGTCGGGCTCTGGCAGCTGGAGTGTCGGTGCGTCAACCAGCTGGGATAGCCTAAGGTTGAGCAGACCAACAAAATTCTCCAAGAGCTTTGTTATCCCTCTTATGCATATAACTGTCTCTACTGAAAAGTGCGTTTGGAGAATAAGTTGGTCAAGCTCAACATGA